GGCCAGCTAGTCTGGATAACAGTTGGGCGCAAGTATGGCCCAAGGCAAAGGCTTTTCACTGCAATAATTGATAGCGTAACTGTCAAGCGAGCTTCTGAGCTAACCCCACGCGAGGTTGAAAAGGAAAGTCCCGAGCTTCGACATGTCGAAGATGTAATTAACCTCCTTAGTCGTATCTATGACCGCCCAGTTACCCCTGAGGATCTTGTGACAATCGTTCATTTTTCTCGCGTAATGGAATAAGAAAAACTGTAAATTTTGTGGCAGAGCGTCTGTAAAACACCCTGCCACTCTATAAGTTTTTGCAATCGTTAGGCAATTACTAAAAGACTATGCTTGCCTTTGGTGGAGCTCTGTTTTCGCTTGATTCT
The genomic region above belongs to Armatimonadota bacterium and contains:
- a CDS encoding ASCH domain-containing protein, translated to MFAINFYSEAYADMLRKGRKTATIRLGDKSDKYRSGQLVWITVGRKYGPRQRLFTAIIDSVTVKRASELTPREVEKESPELRHVEDVINLLSRIYDRPVTPEDLVTIVHFSRVME